One Mycolicibacterium sarraceniae genomic window carries:
- a CDS encoding nuclear transport factor 2 family protein gives MSTPAHEAGRRSREAAMAGDKETWLSVFAHDAVIEDPIGPSHFDPEGTGHRGKEAIAKFYDMAIAPSKLVFNFEKTYQCGDEEANVGHIVIESSGYRVVAEGVFTYRVNAQGKIVALRAYWELDKAAASATKI, from the coding sequence ATGAGCACGCCGGCGCACGAAGCGGGACGGCGCTCACGCGAGGCCGCGATGGCCGGCGACAAAGAGACCTGGCTGTCGGTGTTCGCCCACGACGCTGTCATCGAAGATCCCATCGGCCCTTCGCATTTCGATCCCGAGGGCACGGGCCACCGCGGCAAGGAGGCGATCGCCAAGTTCTACGACATGGCGATCGCCCCGAGCAAGCTCGTCTTCAATTTCGAGAAGACCTATCAGTGCGGTGACGAAGAAGCCAACGTCGGACACATCGTCATCGAGTCCAGCGGCTACCGGGTGGTCGCCGAGGGTGTGTTCACCTACCGGGTCAACGCGCAGGGCAAGATCGTCGCGCTGCGGGCTTACTGGGAACTCGACAAGGCCGCCGCGAGCGCGACCAAGATCTAA
- a CDS encoding sulfotransferase family protein, whose translation MGEKTASDFLSVESVRASAVKATGLDDFGVDDDNYQEALSVLLESFRNDADLTELGSKMSRFFVRNALVARLVSEAAFKQHPQHVDVPIERPIFVTGLPRTGTTAIHRLLTADPRHQGLELWLAEFPQPRPPRETWKDNPVFQQLDAQFTHAHQENPDYTGLHYMTADEVEECWQLLRQSLHSVSYETLAHLPTYSQWLARQDWTKSYARHRKNLQLIGLNDPEKRWVLKNPSHLFALDAVFAVYPDALIVQCHRPAETIMASMCSLSQHTTEGWSNTFTDEVIGADSLETWTRGLRLFNEERAKQNPAQFYDLDYFELIREPIRAVEKVYEQFGIEMTDDARAAIQRTDEESKQGPRAPKHTYSLADYGLTEEQVTASFTGL comes from the coding sequence ATGGGTGAAAAGACCGCGAGTGACTTTCTCAGCGTCGAGTCGGTACGGGCCTCAGCCGTCAAGGCGACCGGCTTGGACGACTTCGGCGTCGACGATGACAATTACCAAGAAGCGCTGAGCGTGCTGCTCGAATCGTTTCGCAACGACGCCGACCTCACCGAGCTCGGCAGCAAAATGTCACGCTTCTTCGTGCGAAATGCGTTGGTGGCCAGGCTGGTTTCCGAGGCTGCGTTCAAACAGCATCCCCAACATGTCGACGTGCCGATCGAGCGACCGATCTTCGTCACCGGGCTGCCGCGCACTGGAACCACCGCGATCCACCGGCTGCTGACCGCCGACCCCCGGCATCAGGGGCTGGAATTGTGGCTGGCCGAGTTCCCGCAACCCCGGCCGCCGCGGGAGACCTGGAAGGACAACCCGGTCTTCCAGCAACTCGATGCGCAGTTCACCCACGCCCATCAGGAGAACCCGGATTACACCGGGCTGCACTACATGACGGCCGACGAGGTGGAGGAGTGCTGGCAGCTGTTGCGGCAGTCGTTGCACTCGGTGTCCTACGAGACGTTGGCTCACCTACCAACCTATTCGCAGTGGCTGGCTCGCCAAGACTGGACCAAGTCATACGCCCGGCATCGCAAAAATCTGCAGCTGATCGGGCTCAACGACCCCGAGAAGCGTTGGGTGCTCAAGAATCCCAGCCATTTGTTCGCGCTGGACGCGGTGTTTGCCGTCTATCCGGATGCGCTCATCGTGCAGTGCCACCGGCCGGCCGAGACGATCATGGCGTCGATGTGCTCGCTATCGCAGCACACCACCGAAGGCTGGTCGAACACCTTCACAGACGAGGTGATCGGCGCCGATTCGCTTGAGACCTGGACACGCGGCTTGAGGCTGTTCAACGAGGAACGCGCCAAGCAGAATCCGGCGCAGTTCTACGATCTGGACTACTTCGAGCTCATCCGCGAACCGATCCGCGCCGTGGAAAAGGTCTACGAACAGTTCGGTATTGAGATGACTGATGATGCGCGCGCGGCAATCCAGCGCACCGACGAGGAGAGCAAGCAGGGCCCGCGAGCGCCCAAGCACACCTACTCGCTGGCCGACTACGGGTTGACCGAGGAGCAGGTCACGGCGAGCTTCACCGGGCTCTAA
- a CDS encoding Rieske 2Fe-2S domain-containing protein, whose amino-acid sequence MRVTTGIREIDTGTLPDRYARGWHCLGPVTSYVDGKPHPIDAFGTKLVVFADSQGAVHVLDAYCRHMGGDLSQGTVKDDALACPFHDWRWGGDGRCRLVPYAKRTPKLARTRSWETDVRNGLLFVWHDHEGNPPQPEVQIPEIPEYTSGEWTEWKWNSMLIEGSNCREIVDNVTDMAHFFYIHFGLPTYFKNVFEGHIASQYLHNVGRPDVTVGGSAYSDSHLDSEASYFGPSFMINWLHNNYHGFKAESILINCHYPVTQDSFMLQWGVIVEKPKGMDDSMSDKLSDAMTVGVSTGFLQDVEIWKHKTRIDNPLLVEEDGAVYQMRRWYQQFYVDVADISPDMTDRFELEVDTAPANEKWRVEVQENLQKQAEKTEQPAT is encoded by the coding sequence ATGAGGGTGACTACCGGCATTCGCGAGATCGACACCGGGACCCTGCCAGACCGGTACGCCCGGGGCTGGCACTGCCTGGGTCCGGTGACCAGTTATGTGGACGGCAAGCCACACCCGATCGATGCATTCGGGACGAAATTGGTGGTCTTCGCCGATTCCCAGGGCGCGGTCCATGTCCTGGACGCCTACTGCCGTCACATGGGTGGCGACCTCTCTCAGGGCACCGTCAAGGACGATGCCCTGGCGTGCCCGTTCCACGACTGGCGCTGGGGCGGCGACGGCCGCTGCCGCCTGGTGCCCTACGCCAAGCGCACCCCCAAGCTGGCCCGCACCCGTTCCTGGGAGACCGACGTGCGCAACGGTCTGCTGTTCGTCTGGCATGACCACGAGGGCAATCCGCCGCAGCCCGAGGTGCAGATTCCGGAGATCCCGGAGTACACCAGCGGTGAGTGGACCGAGTGGAAGTGGAACTCGATGCTGATCGAAGGCTCCAACTGCCGCGAGATCGTCGACAACGTCACCGATATGGCGCATTTCTTCTACATCCACTTCGGCTTGCCGACGTACTTCAAGAACGTCTTCGAGGGCCACATCGCCTCGCAGTACCTGCACAACGTCGGCCGGCCCGATGTCACGGTCGGCGGTTCGGCTTACTCCGACTCCCACCTGGACTCGGAGGCCTCGTACTTCGGGCCGTCGTTCATGATCAACTGGCTGCACAACAACTACCACGGCTTCAAGGCCGAGTCGATCCTGATCAACTGCCACTACCCGGTGACGCAGGATTCGTTCATGCTGCAGTGGGGTGTGATCGTCGAAAAGCCCAAGGGCATGGACGATTCCATGAGCGACAAGCTCTCGGATGCGATGACCGTCGGCGTCAGCACGGGCTTCCTGCAGGACGTCGAGATCTGGAAGCACAAGACCCGCATCGACAATCCGCTGCTCGTCGAGGAAGACGGCGCGGTCTACCAGATGCGCCGGTGGTATCAGCAGTTCTATGTGGACGTCGCCGATATTTCCCCGGACATGACCGACCGGTTCGAGCTCGAGGTCGATACCGCGCCGGCCAATGAGAAGTGGCGTGTGGAGGTTCAGGAGAACCTCCAGAAGCAGGCTGAGAAGACAGAACAGCCCGCGACATGA
- a CDS encoding SDR family oxidoreductase produces MTGLLENKVVVISGVGPALGTTLARRCAEEGADLVLAARTVGRLDDVAKTVTDLGRRAVSVGTDITDEGQVDNLVNQTLNAYGKVDVLINNAFKVPSMKPFANTSFEHIRETVELTVLGALRLIQGFTPALVDAKGSVVNVNSMVLRHSDPKQGAYKLAKAALLSMSQSLASELGERGVRVNSVLPGYIWGGTLQGYFEHQAGKYGTTVDEIYKAAAVNSDLKRLPTEDEVASAILFMASDLSNGITGQTLDVNCGEYHN; encoded by the coding sequence ATGACCGGCTTGCTCGAGAACAAGGTCGTCGTGATCAGTGGCGTTGGTCCAGCGCTGGGAACGACACTGGCGCGCCGATGTGCCGAGGAAGGCGCGGATCTGGTGCTCGCGGCCCGGACCGTGGGGCGCCTGGACGATGTCGCCAAGACGGTCACCGACCTTGGTCGCCGCGCGGTGTCGGTGGGCACCGACATCACCGACGAGGGCCAGGTCGACAACCTGGTCAATCAGACGCTCAACGCATACGGCAAGGTTGACGTGCTGATCAACAACGCGTTCAAGGTGCCGTCGATGAAACCCTTCGCCAACACCTCGTTCGAGCATATCCGCGAGACGGTGGAGCTGACGGTGCTCGGTGCACTGCGGCTGATCCAGGGTTTCACACCGGCGTTGGTCGATGCCAAAGGCTCAGTGGTGAACGTGAACTCGATGGTGCTGCGGCACTCCGACCCCAAGCAAGGTGCCTACAAGCTGGCCAAGGCCGCGCTGCTGTCGATGTCGCAGTCGTTGGCCAGTGAGCTTGGGGAGCGGGGCGTCCGGGTTAATTCCGTTCTGCCGGGCTATATCTGGGGTGGCACCTTGCAGGGGTACTTCGAGCACCAGGCCGGCAAGTACGGCACGACCGTCGACGAGATCTACAAGGCCGCGGCCGTCAACAGCGATCTCAAGCGGCTGCCCACCGAGGACGAAGTCGCCTCGGCCATCTTGTTCATGGCCAGCGATCTGTCCAACGGCATCACCGGTCAGACCCTGGACGTGAACTGCGGGGAGTATCACAACTGA
- a CDS encoding hemophore-related protein, giving the protein MWPTPAHPPCCLWCSPPPAEPGNTGSDARDVLFSGCRSSDCTAAGLSATVSSVTKNLSDYFAVHPDANQALIDATRQSGFSAIGACNSYFNDHPDQANDIRAIKAPLVDFQNRCGLQVEPAEALVDIGEL; this is encoded by the coding sequence TTGTGGCCGACGCCGGCGCACCCGCCGTGCTGCCTCTGGTGCTCGCCGCCACCAGCTGAGCCAGGTAACACCGGCTCAGACGCGCGCGACGTTCTTTTCAGTGGCTGCCGCAGCTCGGACTGCACGGCCGCCGGCCTGTCGGCCACGGTCAGCTCGGTCACCAAGAACCTATCGGACTATTTCGCGGTACATCCCGATGCCAACCAGGCCCTGATCGACGCGACCCGGCAGTCCGGGTTCTCCGCGATCGGCGCGTGCAACAGCTACTTCAACGACCATCCTGACCAGGCCAACGACATCCGAGCCATCAAGGCGCCGCTGGTCGATTTCCAGAACCGCTGTGGCCTGCAGGTGGAACCGGCCGAGGCGCTGGTCGACATCGGCGAGCTGTAG
- a CDS encoding thiolase domain-containing protein codes for MTFRDVAVVGFAHAPHVRRSNGTTNGVEMLMPCFHRLYEELGLQQTDIGFWCSGSSDYLAGRAFSFISAIDSIGAIPPINESHVEMDAAWALYEAYIKILTGQVDTALVYGFGKPSAGTLRRVLALQTDPYTVAPLWPDSVSMAGLQARLGLDSGKWTAEEMAQVALDAYAAGGRTDQEEVTGTIDELLSRPYFTDPLRHHDIAPITDGASAIILAAGDTARELRENPAWITGIEHRIETPVLGARDLTTSPSTAASATAATRGDTSSIEIAELYAPFSHQQLILTEAIGLPASTKINPSGGALAANPMFSAGLERIGCAAQHIFSRSAGRVLAHATSGPALQQNLVAVLEGKN; via the coding sequence ATGACTTTTCGCGATGTAGCGGTCGTCGGCTTCGCCCATGCGCCGCATGTCCGACGCAGCAACGGCACCACCAACGGTGTCGAGATGCTGATGCCGTGTTTCCATCGGCTTTACGAGGAACTCGGACTACAGCAGACCGATATCGGCTTCTGGTGCTCAGGCTCCTCGGACTACCTTGCCGGCCGCGCCTTTTCGTTCATCTCAGCGATCGACTCAATCGGGGCGATTCCCCCGATCAACGAGTCGCATGTCGAGATGGACGCGGCATGGGCTCTCTATGAGGCCTACATCAAGATCCTGACCGGCCAGGTCGACACCGCGCTGGTGTACGGCTTCGGTAAGCCGTCGGCGGGCACGCTTCGCCGGGTACTCGCGCTACAGACCGATCCGTACACGGTCGCCCCCCTGTGGCCCGACTCGGTGTCAATGGCCGGCCTGCAGGCCCGCCTCGGCCTCGACTCGGGCAAGTGGACCGCCGAGGAGATGGCGCAGGTGGCCTTGGACGCCTACGCCGCCGGAGGCCGCACCGACCAAGAAGAGGTCACCGGTACCATTGACGAGCTGCTGTCGCGGCCGTACTTCACAGACCCGTTGCGGCACCACGATATTGCGCCGATCACCGATGGCGCGTCAGCGATCATCCTCGCCGCCGGCGACACGGCCCGCGAGCTTCGGGAGAACCCGGCCTGGATCACCGGCATCGAGCACCGCATCGAGACGCCGGTACTCGGCGCGCGCGACCTGACCACGTCGCCGTCCACCGCGGCCTCGGCTACGGCGGCGACCCGCGGTGATACCAGCTCGATCGAGATCGCCGAGCTGTACGCACCGTTCAGCCATCAGCAGCTAATCCTGACCGAGGCGATCGGCCTGCCCGCGTCGACGAAGATCAACCCCTCAGGGGGCGCGCTGGCGGCCAACCCGATGTTCTCGGCCGGCCTGGAGCGGATCGGTTGCGCCGCCCAGCACATCTTCTCTCGTTCGGCGGGCCGCGTGCTTGCGCACGCCACCAGCGGCCCTGCGCTGCAACAGAATCTCGTCGCAGTCCTGGAGGGCAAGAACTGA
- a CDS encoding thiolase domain-containing protein: protein MSKKLAAVLGTGQTKYVAKRKDVSMNGLVREAIDRALADSGSTFDDIDAVVVGKAPDFFEGVMMPELFMADAVGATGKPLIRVHTAGSVGGSTAIVAASLVQSGKYKRVLTMAWEKQSESNAMWALSIPVPFTKPVGAGAGGYFAPHVRAYIRRSGAPTHIGAIVAVKDRLNGAKNPLAHLHQPDITVEKVMESPMLWDPIRYDETCPSSDGAAAMVIGDEEAAEAHLAAGNPVAWIHATALRTEPLAYAGRDQVNPQASRDAAAALWKDAGIESPIDEIDVAEVYVPFSWYEPMWLESLGFAAEGDGWKLTEAGETAIGGRIPFNPSGGVLSSNPIGASGMIRFAESAIQVMGKAGDHQVEGARKALGHAYGGGAQYFSMWVVGSDKPATT, encoded by the coding sequence ATGAGCAAGAAGCTAGCCGCAGTCCTGGGCACCGGGCAGACGAAGTACGTCGCCAAGCGCAAGGACGTCTCGATGAACGGCCTCGTGCGCGAAGCGATCGACCGGGCACTTGCGGACTCGGGCTCCACGTTCGATGACATCGACGCCGTCGTCGTCGGCAAGGCGCCCGACTTCTTCGAGGGCGTGATGATGCCCGAGCTGTTCATGGCTGATGCCGTCGGCGCGACCGGCAAGCCGCTGATCCGCGTGCACACCGCGGGGTCGGTCGGCGGGTCCACCGCGATCGTCGCCGCCAGCCTGGTGCAATCCGGCAAGTACAAGCGCGTGCTGACGATGGCGTGGGAGAAGCAGTCCGAATCGAATGCCATGTGGGCGTTGAGCATTCCGGTGCCGTTCACCAAACCGGTCGGCGCGGGGGCCGGTGGCTACTTCGCACCGCACGTGCGGGCCTACATTCGCCGGTCGGGCGCTCCGACTCATATCGGCGCGATCGTGGCCGTCAAGGACCGACTCAACGGTGCAAAAAACCCGCTGGCGCATCTGCACCAGCCCGATATCACCGTTGAGAAGGTGATGGAGTCCCCGATGCTGTGGGATCCGATCCGCTACGACGAGACCTGCCCGTCCTCGGACGGTGCGGCAGCCATGGTGATCGGTGACGAGGAAGCCGCCGAGGCCCATCTGGCCGCGGGGAATCCCGTCGCCTGGATCCACGCGACCGCGCTACGCACCGAGCCATTGGCCTACGCCGGGCGCGACCAGGTCAATCCGCAAGCCAGCCGGGATGCGGCCGCGGCCTTGTGGAAAGACGCCGGAATCGAAAGCCCGATCGATGAGATCGATGTGGCCGAGGTGTACGTCCCGTTCTCTTGGTACGAGCCGATGTGGCTGGAAAGCCTGGGCTTCGCCGCCGAGGGCGACGGCTGGAAGCTCACCGAGGCCGGCGAGACGGCGATCGGTGGACGGATCCCGTTCAACCCCTCCGGTGGTGTGTTGAGCTCCAATCCGATTGGCGCATCGGGGATGATCCGGTTCGCCGAGTCCGCGATCCAGGTGATGGGCAAAGCCGGCGACCATCAGGTCGAGGGTGCGCGCAAGGCGCTCGGCCACGCATACGGCGGCGGCGCGCAGTACTTCTCGATGTGGGTTGTCGGCTCGGATAAGCCAGCCACCACATGA
- a CDS encoding IclR family transcriptional regulator, whose protein sequence is MPDTSTPGRSSPPTQRVVAILDFLAKHPQERFGLSELARRLHLAKPTCLGIVTTLTESGYLVRDAADKTYRLGPSLIGLGHLAQESLRVNPAARAELAQLSKTFDTTAALAAVVDDRITLLELVEPPGADVGVRVGQSYPFAPPVGLMFVLWDDGALSSWLDRAPTIPLRTETRRLDRVIAECRTAGYLVERLTPGGRRLYAMMAGMSSTLPDELRALLGELISDIGERVYLASEAAGTRQRHNVSVISAPVYDHHHRQVMVVSLQIGRALTDAEIAKHARGLVTAADTLTKQLGGAKPRW, encoded by the coding sequence ATGCCGGATACATCCACTCCAGGTCGATCATCTCCCCCGACGCAGCGCGTTGTGGCGATTCTGGATTTCCTGGCCAAGCACCCGCAGGAGCGGTTCGGCCTCTCGGAACTGGCCCGCCGGCTGCACCTGGCCAAGCCCACCTGCCTGGGCATCGTCACGACCCTGACCGAGTCCGGCTACCTGGTCCGCGACGCCGCCGATAAGACCTACCGGCTGGGCCCCAGCCTGATCGGGCTGGGCCACCTCGCGCAGGAGTCGCTACGAGTCAACCCGGCCGCCCGTGCCGAACTGGCCCAGTTGTCGAAAACCTTCGACACCACCGCGGCGTTGGCCGCCGTTGTCGACGACCGGATCACGCTGCTGGAGCTGGTCGAGCCACCCGGCGCCGACGTTGGGGTCAGGGTCGGGCAGAGCTATCCGTTCGCCCCGCCGGTAGGGCTGATGTTCGTGCTGTGGGACGACGGCGCCTTAAGCAGCTGGCTGGACCGGGCTCCGACCATCCCGCTGCGCACCGAAACGCGGCGGCTCGACCGCGTAATCGCCGAATGCCGAACGGCGGGATATCTCGTCGAACGTCTCACCCCCGGTGGCCGGCGGCTGTACGCGATGATGGCGGGCATGTCGAGCACCCTGCCCGACGAGCTGCGCGCCCTGCTGGGTGAGTTGATCTCCGATATCGGCGAGCGGGTTTATCTGGCCAGCGAAGCAGCGGGCACCCGCCAGCGCCACAACGTCAGCGTGATCTCGGCACCCGTCTACGACCACCACCACCGGCAGGTGATGGTGGTGTCGCTGCAGATTGGCCGGGCACTCACCGACGCCGAGATCGCCAAGCACGCACGCGGTTTGGTCACCGCCGCCGATACGCTCACCAAGCAGCTCGGCGGCGCAAAACCTCGGTGGTGA
- a CDS encoding TIGR03619 family F420-dependent LLM class oxidoreductase encodes MQYTISIAFSPLDQLIEIAKAAEELGFDNIALPDSIFYFEKQSVDYPYTADGKRMFDETSPWVDPLILAGALGAVTSKLRFYTNVMKLGSRNPLLLARQVGSVANLTNNRFGFGVGIGWAPEEFEWCGVPYAKRGKRVDEMIDVIKLVLAGGMVEHHGEFYDFDRLQMSPAPSTSVPFYVGGHTDVALKRAVRIGDGWTSAMMTCDQLGETIGQLKKMLADAGRADDPFEYQAVCIDKFGVDGHRDLVAAGVTDYIGIPWVFEGLPFDAPVDKKIDSMKRFADTYIHSGWQD; translated from the coding sequence ATGCAGTACACGATCAGCATCGCGTTCAGCCCACTCGACCAGCTCATCGAAATCGCTAAGGCCGCAGAGGAACTCGGCTTCGATAACATCGCGTTGCCGGACTCGATCTTCTATTTCGAGAAGCAGTCCGTCGACTACCCCTACACCGCCGACGGCAAGCGGATGTTCGACGAGACCTCGCCGTGGGTCGACCCGTTGATCCTCGCGGGTGCGCTGGGTGCGGTGACGTCGAAGCTGCGCTTCTACACCAACGTGATGAAGCTCGGGTCGCGCAATCCGCTGTTGCTGGCCCGCCAGGTTGGTTCGGTGGCGAACCTGACCAACAACCGGTTCGGCTTCGGCGTCGGAATCGGCTGGGCTCCCGAGGAATTCGAGTGGTGTGGGGTTCCCTACGCCAAGCGCGGCAAGCGCGTCGACGAGATGATCGACGTCATCAAGCTGGTACTCGCCGGCGGCATGGTCGAGCATCACGGCGAGTTCTACGATTTCGACCGGCTGCAGATGAGCCCCGCCCCGTCCACGTCAGTGCCGTTCTACGTCGGCGGGCACACCGATGTCGCGCTCAAGCGCGCCGTCCGGATCGGCGACGGCTGGACCAGCGCGATGATGACGTGCGATCAATTGGGCGAGACCATCGGTCAGCTCAAGAAGATGCTTGCCGACGCAGGCCGCGCCGACGACCCCTTCGAGTACCAGGCCGTGTGCATCGACAAGTTCGGTGTCGACGGTCACCGCGACCTGGTCGCGGCCGGTGTCACCGACTACATCGGTATTCCGTGGGTGTTCGAGGGCCTGCCCTTCGACGCGCCGGTGGACAAGAAGATCGACTCGATGAAGCGCTTCGCCGACACCTACATCCACTCGGGTTGGCAAGACTGA
- a CDS encoding RecQ family ATP-dependent DNA helicase, producing MTSRDDAQKILEQLAGPTAVLRDDQWTAIEALVVQRRRALVVQRTGWGKSAVYFIAAKLLRERGHGATVIVSPLLALMRNQVAAAQRAGVRAATINSGNVTEWDEIHQRVNNGDLDVLLVSPERLNNPDFRDNVLPALAADAGLVVVDEAHCVSDWGHDFRPDYRRIRTLLAELGSEVPVLATTATANDRVVNDVAAQLGVGGAGNVPGGGLDTLVLRGGLDRESLRLSVIQAGGGAQRTAWLAEHLESLPGSGIVYTLTVAQAHDVAALLREHGHEVAAYTGSTENAEREQLEADLLGNRVKALIATSALGMGFDKPDLGFVVHLGAPSSPIAYYQQVGRAGRSTASAEVVLLPGREDQDVWRYFASVAFPSETMVRNVIGELEPDRPLSTPALEPLVDLGRTRLEMVLKVLDVDGAVRRVKGGWLATGQSWVYDEVRYRQLDEARRREQQAMLDYQSTDECRMTFLRRQLDDPDLSDGERCGRCDNCAGAHFSVAVNDEATALVQERLMRPGVEIAPRKQWPSGLAKLGIELSGRIGDGPEPGRAIGRLTDLGWGPRLRRLLDEPDGDVPPDVVQAAVKVLAAWDWGTRPTAVLALDSDSHPVLIASLARELARLGRLTDLGVLRYAAGRRPVSAANSAYRVAALDGAWSPESALIAAAGGPVLLVDDLTDTGWTLTMAARVVADAGAPAVLPLVLAATS from the coding sequence ATGACGAGTCGCGACGACGCGCAAAAGATCCTGGAACAGCTGGCTGGGCCGACCGCGGTCCTGCGCGACGACCAGTGGACGGCCATCGAAGCGTTGGTGGTTCAGCGCCGGCGGGCGCTGGTCGTGCAGCGCACCGGGTGGGGCAAATCGGCGGTGTACTTCATCGCCGCCAAGCTGCTGCGCGAGCGGGGCCACGGTGCCACGGTGATCGTGTCGCCCCTGCTGGCGTTGATGCGCAACCAGGTTGCGGCCGCGCAACGCGCCGGTGTGCGGGCGGCCACGATCAATTCCGGCAACGTCACCGAGTGGGACGAGATTCATCAGCGGGTCAACAACGGTGACCTCGACGTCCTACTGGTCAGCCCGGAACGGTTGAACAACCCGGACTTTCGCGACAACGTGCTACCAGCCCTGGCCGCCGATGCCGGGCTTGTGGTGGTCGACGAGGCGCACTGCGTCTCGGACTGGGGCCACGACTTTAGGCCCGACTACCGGCGGATCCGCACTTTGCTGGCCGAACTCGGTTCAGAGGTACCGGTTTTGGCGACCACCGCCACCGCCAACGACCGTGTGGTCAACGATGTCGCCGCTCAGCTGGGCGTCGGCGGTGCCGGCAATGTGCCGGGCGGTGGCCTCGACACCCTGGTTCTGCGCGGTGGGCTCGATCGTGAGTCGTTGCGGTTGTCGGTGATACAGGCCGGCGGTGGGGCGCAGCGCACGGCCTGGCTGGCCGAGCATCTGGAATCGCTGCCGGGTTCTGGAATCGTTTACACGCTGACCGTCGCCCAGGCGCATGATGTGGCGGCGCTGCTGCGCGAGCACGGGCACGAGGTGGCCGCGTACACCGGATCGACGGAAAACGCTGAGCGAGAACAACTCGAGGCCGATCTGCTGGGCAACCGGGTGAAGGCGCTGATCGCCACCTCGGCGCTGGGGATGGGATTCGACAAGCCGGATCTCGGATTCGTCGTGCACCTCGGAGCGCCGTCGTCACCGATCGCGTATTACCAGCAGGTCGGTCGTGCGGGCCGTTCGACGGCCAGCGCCGAGGTGGTGCTGTTGCCCGGACGTGAGGACCAGGACGTCTGGCGGTACTTCGCGTCGGTGGCATTCCCCTCGGAAACTATGGTGCGCAACGTCATTGGTGAACTGGAGCCCGATCGGCCGTTGTCGACACCCGCCCTGGAGCCGCTGGTGGATCTGGGCCGCACCCGGCTGGAGATGGTGCTCAAGGTGCTCGACGTCGACGGGGCGGTGCGGCGGGTCAAAGGTGGCTGGCTGGCCACTGGACAATCGTGGGTTTACGATGAGGTCCGCTATCGCCAGCTCGATGAGGCCCGCCGCCGTGAGCAGCAGGCCATGCTCGACTACCAGAGCACCGACGAGTGCCGAATGACGTTCCTGCGCAGGCAACTCGACGATCCTGATCTCAGCGACGGCGAACGCTGTGGGCGATGCGATAACTGCGCGGGTGCGCATTTCAGTGTCGCGGTGAACGACGAGGCGACCGCACTGGTGCAGGAGCGGCTGATGCGACCCGGCGTGGAGATCGCCCCGCGCAAGCAGTGGCCGTCCGGGTTGGCGAAGCTGGGCATCGAACTGAGCGGCCGTATCGGTGACGGGCCCGAGCCGGGCCGGGCGATCGGGCGACTCACCGACTTGGGCTGGGGCCCGCGGCTGCGGCGCTTGCTCGACGAGCCCGACGGCGACGTGCCGCCAGATGTGGTGCAGGCCGCCGTCAAGGTGCTGGCCGCCTGGGACTGGGGCACCCGTCCGACCGCGGTGCTGGCGCTGGACTCGGACTCCCATCCCGTCCTGATCGCCTCGCTGGCGCGGGAGCTGGCTCGCCTTGGCAGGCTGACCGACCTCGGCGTGCTGCGGTACGCGGCGGGGCGCCGGCCGGTCAGCGCGGCCAACTCCGCCTATCGGGTCGCCGCCCTGGACGGTGCATGGTCGCCGGAATCGGCGTTGATCGCTGCGGCCGGTGGACCGGTGCTACTCGTCGACGATCTGACCGATACCGGATGGACGCTGACGATGGCCGCGCGCGTTGTGGCCGACGCCGGCGCACCCGCCGTGCTGCCTCTGGTGCTCGCCGCCACCAGCTGA